In Mycobacteriales bacterium, the genomic stretch TCGGCGACGACCAGCCGGCCGCCCGGCCGCAGCCAGCGAGCTGCGCGGCCCATCAGCGCTCGCTTGTCGGCGTCGATGAGGTGGTGCAGCGCGTAGTTCGACACCAGGAGATCCACGCTGTTATCCGGCAGCGTCACCGCCATCAGGTCGGCCACTCGGCTCGACACGTTCTGGATTCCCCTACCGCGCACCGTGGCTTCGAGACCCGCGATCATCGCCGGGGAGATATCGACAGCCAGCACGGATGCCACCTCGGACGCAAGGGCCAGCGTGAGAAACCCGGTGCCCGCTCCGAGGTCGACACATACGTCCGAAGGCTGCGCATGGGCGGCCCGAAGGACCTCCTCAAGCACGGCCTGAAACCCGGCGGTCGAGCTCACGTGCTCGTGCCACCGACCCACACGTCGATTCCAGGTCCGCTCCAGCACGTTGGTCGCAGTCAAGATGGTCTCCTCGCTCGGTCCGCGAGTCCACGCTGACAGCCGGACGTGTGAACGCGATGGGGGCAACGTGTGAATTGCGGGGGGGACCTTCCCCGACACCGGCGGGGCGCAGGTCGAGCCGGCCGGGTCCCGGAGGTCCCCAATCGGAGGCACGGCGTACGAGCACACTCGACACGGTGACCAGTCGGCTCAGCCGGCACAGTCCCGAGGCTTGCCTAACCGGTAGCCTGCGCCCCGCACCGTCTCCAGGTCCTCGCGGCCGAACGGCC encodes the following:
- a CDS encoding methyltransferase domain-containing protein, translated to MTATNVLERTWNRRVGRWHEHVSSTAGFQAVLEEVLRAAHAQPSDVCVDLGAGTGFLTLALASEVASVLAVDISPAMIAGLEATVRGRGIQNVSSRVADLMAVTLPDNSVDLLVSNYALHHLIDADKRALMGRAARWLRPGGRLVVADMMFGRGGSRRDRQILAVKLRALLVKGPGGWWRIVKNLARFGFGVGQEHPASPESWVRALADAGFVDVTFLPVVAEAGVVTGIRGPGSTAA